Part of the Melopsittacus undulatus isolate bMelUnd1 chromosome 7, bMelUnd1.mat.Z, whole genome shotgun sequence genome is shown below.
GTGAGTGTCCGGCGGACGGCCTGAGGGACTCGGCGGGGTGGGAGGTTGCACCGAAAGTGAAATGTGCTGTCGGGGCGGCGGGGCCGTCCCCGCTGGCCGGGCTCTGTCGGTGTGGCTCGGGGGAACGCCCGGTTGCACTGTTCGCGTTACCGGGAAGTCAGCTGAGTTATTTAGTGCGTTTTGAAGTCTACAGTGAGGCACAATTTGCGTGAGTACCCTTTTTTTGGGAACTGGTTATAGGAGCGTAGTTCTTTGGAAGTTCAGAATACAACACGGAGCATACAGGAGCTGTGCGTCGCACTGCTTGTACAAGCAGTAGCATAGCAGCCCTACTGGCtccacaaaatgtttttttttgttttgatgtaCAGTGCCAGTTTGGTAATAACTGACTGTTCTTTGATAACTGGTTTTATGTAGATGCTCACTAGAGGCAGGTAGCTTTTTCCTGTTCAAAATCCCCACTTTTTACAGCAGAAAGTTAATTTACCCTGAAGTACTCCAGCTTGTCAGTATGCTGGTAAGTTTTGCCTAAATTTTAGCCTTTTAAAAGGAGAGACACAGTTCATATATTTCAGGTTAGACTTTCCCGTGGATGTGTTAAGCATTCCTCATGTTTTCTGGGATGTCTGTTGAAGTGGAATGTTAGATGCCTccaaaacaatacagaaaaaggaaggaaaattattttctgttacaacAGACTGAGGCTGAGCATAAGAGATATTTACTGTATTTCCAAGCAGACTGCTCACTATCCTAACATATCCTATGTGATATTTTGAATTATCATCGAGGAAACATAAATTTGACAGGTTTGCTAAGTACTGCTGCTTGTTTAAACTTAAATCTGTTtaatttcacaaatattttttgaaagacAGATCACTTTTCTAAGGAGCTGTCTCTGGATATGCAGCAGCTCACCTAACTAATAGTTGTGTTGGACTGGCCTTTCTTTTAGCCTCATATTTCTACCCTTTTTCCTCTACTATGGAGAAGAACTCACTCCAAGTTAAGTTGTCAAAAAGGCTATCAGCTTTTGTCAAAGCCAGCTTGCTGAACTGGGTTACTACCTGTTTGCGCAGGCATCAGTTAAGCATAGGCAGTCACTGTCAAAGTGTACAGGTTTCATAAGATACTACTGAATAAATCTGAATAACAGTGCCTCAAACTCTGTGCTTTCAAAAGGTGTGTGTATTTGTCCAAGTCTTCAAAAGTGcaaaggttttttttgggtgggaCTGATGCGCTTGTTTATGGATGCCATAGCAGCACAGATCTGTAGGATAGGAATATGCATTAATCATTGCAACAGCATTATTTCCTAAGCAGTGATTACATAAATGGCATTCTAGTGTTTGCTTTGTCTGATGAGTATATTTTGTAAAAGTCCAGATATATGTCATCTTAATTTCATTAAAGTAGCTAGTCTTCCTTTTCAGGATGAAAAGGAAGCTCCTTTTCAGGAGCTTGAAATgaaatttttatgtttaaaacaaacagggttttttttacatttgctaTTGCTCTAGCCAAAGTGTGTCATTTTTTCCAGTGTACCTATTCCCACTTGGGGAAGGGACAACCAAGTTTGTTGATTCAGGGTTTTGCTTAAAGGAGGTTGTAATAGTTCAGACAGCTCATGCAGGTTCTTGATTTCTTggttctctctccctgttcccctcttcctccccagttcCTGTAGGTTGTGCGTGGAACATAATTATATACTCTTCTGAAGGATTTTGTAGCAGGCTATTGAAATGCATAACAGATGATTATAGGGAAAAATATGCATGACAGATTTCATTGAGAATCCTTCAGTTAAGAATGAGGAGGTAGTGATTTCTGTGTGTGGTatatcacagtaaagaattcacCTCTGCTGAAAATCCCTGGTAGGTTCTCCAAACAGCATGTGATTTCATAGGGAAAGAGCAGGTACTGAGTTGTCTTTGGGAGGAGTAAGGTTCGGCTGGGGAAAGCAAGGTGCATAGCTAGGTTTGTGTCTTACTCTGTTTATTCCTGAAGCTCTGAAACCAAGAGCTTTAAATTCTATATGCAAATAATGCTTTGGAAGGATACAAAACCCTCCTAACACTACACTTAATACACATTTGCAGGTaatgtgttttggggtttttgagGAAGTAATTGTATGGAGTGTAAGTGGAGGTGGATGAAAGGACAGTTCTGAAGCTGGGTGCAAAAGACTTTCTGGGAACACCCAACTGCCATTATTCCTGGTTGGAGCTGTCTTTCCTGGCTGTATAAGGGATCCTTAGAGAGGTGAGGGAGAGGTGCCTGTACTTAACCAGATACAGGCAGAAAGAATATGCCGAAGAAGAatcagtctgttttttattttgattgaGGCATTGTAAGATGAAGCAACTTTTCTGCCCTCCTTTCCCCTAGTCCCGCCTTAGGTATGTTTGTATTGTCTGGAAGTTCAACTTCTGAGGGAAGTCTGAGCCAACTCTTCCTCCTCAGCATTCTTTGGAATGCCATCTTTCAAAATAGTCTTGCTATACATACAAGCTATAGAGTACTTTAAACATTGAGATCAGTTTCCTGTTGATGCACCTGATATAAGGATTTCCTCAGTAATTTAGCTGTTAACAACAGAAGCAAATTTGGATTTGGTTATGCCAGGTCACTTGGTGCTTTCGGGGGTCTGTGTCTTGTGTGTCACTGTATTACAGAACTTTGCATTCTTTCAAGTAGCTCTTCTCCAGGTAATTTTTGAAAATAGGTGTGCAAGTGCATAGAACTCAgtgaatgtggaaaaaaaacttctGTTAAGTAGTAAGCTAATACATTAAGGAAGAAGGCCTAGTTTAAAGTATGTTCCAACTATTGATCAGTAGGCAGTGTTGCAGAGCAATATATGGTTGTGAACCAAGTGTAAtgccttcacaaagtaaatgtTTTATCACATAAAAGTCagtgtataaaaaaaaatcactgatgtGATGTCTTAGATTAAGCCAGTGAGTGGAGAAATATAAGTTGAGGTTTTTGTCAGATCAGTGAGTAGCACTGTTTCTCCTACTCTATTTCCATTTCTTGTGTTCATGTATAAGTTTTAATGGTTGAACCTATTTTTGTTGAATCTTGATATTCAGTGTAGCCTTCTGAAGCATATTAATCTATTCcagcattttcagttttattctgaTAAGGCTTTTCCATGCTAAACTAAATGCAAAGATCTGAGGTCATACCTTTTTTTAGACTTTAGGCTGTTATATTGGTCATGATTTGGATGGTGACAATTTCTCCTTTGACAGCATTGCAGAAATTCAGAAAGATGTGGAATATCGGCTGCCATTCACTGTAAACAACTTGACAATTAATATTAACATGTAAGTAGACTGAGATATCTCTATGCACATATTGAATATTAAAATTGTTCTCAAAAAAAAGACAGTAGTAATAGAATGTAAATGGCTTCTATCTCATAACTATTTTCAGTAACTATAACCTGGATTTGTATTAGTAGTTGTAATGATATGAGTGAAACTGATTATGTACAAGATGCAGATGCTCAGCTGAAAGTAAAACTATGTTTTGCTGTGCTCAGCTCCCAAGATATCTGCATGGTTTGAGATGAAGGTAAAGAAAACGCTTGAGGGTTTCTGATGACTAAAACTGAAAGTAAACTTAATTCGTAATTTACTAATCTGCTGTAACTCCTCTTACCCAATGAAACTTCTGGATCATACTTAATCAACTTAAGTGATTTATTGTAGCATTTCCTGTGAATTTATTTTGGGGGTGCTTTTGCTCTGGCAAACATTGATGGTGTTCCTAAGTTTTTATTACATTAGTCTGATAATTTGCCTGATATTCTTGCAGGTTACAGTGCATTGTCTTTGAAGTAATAACATTTGTAttagaaaatattcttattATGCTGTAGCTTTTTCTTTGTGGGCATTATTACTGCATTGTTATACTACACTTTTGCCCAGTTAAATGCTCTCCTTAGTTCCATTGGAGTCCTGTATTCTAATCTGTCTGACTTCTAGGTTTGTAACTGAATAATGGTTTTGTGTGCTTCATTCACTCTATTTCTCCATAACTCTTCTCATATTAAAGTTTATGTAATTGATagtgtttttctctttgcataaGAAGCCTTTTTCTGCAAACTTTATCATGGGATGTAGCTGTAAGAATGATTATTCTTATATTTGCAGCTTGCTTCCACCGCAGTTTCCTCAGGAAAAACCAGTCATCAGTGTTTTCCCACCTGTGAGACATCATTTAATGGACAAGCAGGGAGTATATGTGACAGGTCCATTAATAAGTAATGTATGTATAATTTGTAGCTTCACATGCATCTGCTGTTAATAGCAATGTTAATACATGTCACACCAGATTATTGCTAATACTTCTGGTAAAAAGATCAGTACAGATTCTTATCCCTctcaaactgtattttgaagggtctgaaaacaaaaattcagtGGTGTTCAGTATGCTACTGTTTTTTTAGTGCTGCCATTACTGAGCTTAGTATTCCCTGTATCTAGAATTATTCTAATTTATGAGGGCTCAGGaagtttctgttgcttttcttattAGCAACAATAGTAGTACATGTTTCTTTACAGTGTACTCTAGGTAAGGAAGAAGGATGCATTAAGACTGTTTTGTAAGACTGCTTTCTACCCTAATCCTATTAGAAAGATGTCAAGTTTTCAGCTCCAATATTCAGAATTTTAATCAGGTGTTTAGTAcgctgtttttttttattccctttcctttttcactgcCAAAAAGGATGTGGTATAGTTTTCTGGGGTTGGGAGTACGGGAGGGGTTATGAGTTTTTCAGAATTCACTTAATGCCTTTTTGTCTTAAAgctttgggtttgggttgtttgatTGGTTGCttggtttcttctttctcctttctttgctttcccaAATGTAACTTGGTAACTTAAGGTGGGACTTTTTTTGGCTGGTAATCAGAAATGTGCTTGATTGATTCCAAGTTGTTAATAGACTTCCACTGTTAATGAAAGACTTTTactttctgttcagttctgggtgTTTTTATGACTTTATTTGAAGCTTATGTATACATGTTTTAGATTAGCTAGTATGTTTCTGAGGTAGCTTCCAAGGCTGCTGTATGTGTATAATAAACAGTCAAGTTCAGCACATTTTAGAACTGTTGGATTCCAGGAATAAAATTTTCTGCTGCACTGGGCTTTGTTTTTACCAGTTCACAATGCACTCGGATCTTGGAAAAATTATTCAGAGTTTACTGGATGAGTTTTGGAAGAATCCTCCAGTTCTGGCTCCTAGCTCAACATCATTTCCATAGTAAGTATCTATAAACATGATGAATGGAACTGTGTGTGTTAActtacattattaaaaaagagaTGAAACCGAGTATTGGGAGAGCAGGAACAAGAATAATGTATTGGGTATACTGAGAGACGTAGGTTGCCTGCCCTTGCACAATTTCATGTGCATGCTTTATGGCATAATTGTTTTgagagaaaacagctttcattgGAGTTACAGTATCAAAATGCTGATGTACCTtaatttgcttctcttttcttcaaaaAGGATAAATGTTTATATTATCAGATGAAATCTTTGATTTTCTGTAGATCATGATCTGAACAGTCATGTTTCTTCATATTCTGCTCCTAATCTCCCAGGCTTAAAGGCAGCTTCTGTTGCGCAGCTATGCAACAGATATTGTGCAATTTAAAGAATTGTATTAAATATACAGAAGTGGTCTGAGACATTACGGCTTTATCAGTACAACTGCAGTTCTTATGGCTGGCAATAATACTGCATTTagatgcagctgcagctctgaatttaaaaaaatcattcatgTTATTTAGAAGTAATTATGTGTGCATTGCTCAAGCTGTTAGATACCATAAATAAGAACTAATGCACATCACAGATGCATTTCTCAGGACTTTTAGATGGAAACAATATAAATTTACACTCTTGTAGATTTTTGAGAAGTGGGTTTCTGAAAAGTGTGACTCTGTATTTGGCTGTCCTACAAGAATAGAGTTAAATGGAACATATGTTGTAGCACAAGACAGAGTAAACTTACTATATTGGAAATaactgagaacagaaaaaagcaaagtttgTGGTCATTTAAAAATTCAGTCTTACGTCTTATATGTTATCTGGTAATTAtaattcatagaatagttaagatcatctagttccagcccctgtgCCATCgtcagggacaccttacactaaaccatgtcacccaaggctctgtccagcctggccttgaacagcaccagggatggagcattcacagcttccctgggcaacccattccagtacctcaccacccttacagtaaaaacttcctccttatatccaatctaaacttcccctgtttaagttttaacttgttacaccttgtcctatcactacagtccctaatgaatagtccctccccagcatccttacaggcccctttcagatacagGATTCAAATGATAGGATATGCACTGTAAGTAGTTGGTGGCTCatattgtgggttttttttattcatttgttttcagccttttcaaCAAACCAGCTGGAATGCCTCAGTTTGCTCCTCAGGGGtttccatttcttcctccaTACCCACCTCAAGAAACAAATAGAACAATAGCAGCCGTGCCAGTTGCTGAATCAGTTTCTTCAAGCTACACTACAGACAAGCCTGCTGCTCCCTCTTACGGCTTGATTGCTGATCTGCCACTGCCTGTTCCAAGAGCAGAAGCAGGGCTTCAGGTCTGTGtgcagttttgctgctgaaggTATCAAACACTGAATACAGGTTCTCTTAAGGACACACACAGCATTGCTGCAATAGTCAGGAGAACAGTTTGGGTGACTGCACTTGATTGTTTTGCTGGTGCTAGGAAAACAGAACTCATTCTGGCTTTGATGAAAAGTTATTTAGAGCAAACTTGAAGTCAGAACAGGAAGTTTGTCTTTGTGAGTTTCAGTTAAACTAGTGTTATGCTAAATGTCTTTCAATgtccatttttgttttttggaaCTGCACTCCCTCATAGTGCAACTGTGACTCTTTCACCAGACACAGAAAATGAGATCCTGTTCTCTGTATGGGATTTCCTGCCCAGAACCTGAACAATGTGCAGTCTTAAGCTTTTAGGTGTAGAGTTTTCAAGCTTAAAATAGCTTCTTTTCACAGATCATGTATGTGTGTACTCAAAAAATCCCTCTCACTGATGCACCCTGGAAGGAATTTTTTTGCATCTCTTCCAAAAACATCTTATCTCAATGTTCAGTCTTTCATCAGATCTTGTCTTTAGCAACAAAAGCTTTTGTAATCTTGGAAGACACTTTCCTGCCTttgtataatttaaaatttctaCATTCTGTCaagacagacttttttttccttgcctaaacactttttttcctcaagggACTATGGCTTTAAAAGCCACATGAAAGAGATCAAAATGTCAATCTCTTTATATCTTCTCACTTCCCTGAGTTATACGCCTCCTGTATGTTTCTGGGTCATCCAGCTCATGTCAGATGGGGTACATAGCaagacagaattattttctgcCAAAATTGTCTCCTCTTTTACTACATACCACCTGAAACATCCCCATGTATTTTGTTGCCATGGTTTTGTTAAGATGTCTTCTCTTTAGAGACCAGTGTTACTGattcttactgcttttcttacttttgttGTTTCTAGCAAAAATGCATAGCCAGTTTCAGAGGGTTAAATATCTAgaaattgcttttcaaaaaTCTGCTGAACACTTCTAAACTTCCATTTAGGTTGGCCAGAATGGTTTTACTTACAAGATGCCTGATGTTCCTGATACCTTTCCAGAACTCTCAGAACTAAGGTAATTTTCCAGAAGGTAGCTAAAGTTTCTGTAGTCATTAAAAGGCAATTACAGCTGGTCTGCATCTGACAAAAATCTGTGTACATCACTGAAAGGTTTTTGTAGGAATTAAAAATAGGAGAACTGCCACTTGCCAAAATTGTGGAGTCAAAGTAAGCCAGCCTTGTATTAAAATGCACTGCTTGTTTAGGTTTTTTCATCAGGAACAGTACTTCAGGATTCAAcaccaggaagaaaagcatttatttttactttttctagcTTTAAGTGTTCTGCTGTCTTCTGGGGTCTTGCCAGGGACTTAATTTCTACTAAGACAACAAGTGTTACTTGAAGGAGGAGAGGGGACAGGGAAAGGGACTTGAGGCTGGTTCACAAATTGCATTCTCTAAAATTCCAAAGGACTTTAGCACAGGGTAAACAAACTACTTTGTGAGCAGCTCAGCATGTGCAGGGAGGGTGGGTTAGATAAATGCAGGAGGTAAATGTGCCAGCTGTCCCAGTGCAAATCACTTCCACATATTACACAGATATCTTCATCAAAAGCATATCTtgtcatgatttaaaaaaaattgtgctAGTTACTGTTCTGAGCAGTTTGCTCAGATCTGATGAGACATCCCTATACATCTGTTACCTGGGACTGAATAGATTACAAATTAGCTATGAATTCTGAAAAGGTCTTAAATTGGTTTTTCTCACCTCATGGTGGCATCatattttagtgttttaaaaACTGCGCTTTCAAAAGGTAAAAGACCTTTGGCAAGGAGGgcttcagtttggttttttgcttggtgttttttttttggttgtttggttttccatttctcttgaCACATTCCTAAGAGCCTGTTTAATTTAGCTCAGTCAGCTGTAGTTCTAGCAGCATCTTTGTTGTGTAGCAGCAAGTTAGGGGTTTTGAGGGGAAGTGTGATTTGTTCATTTAACCAAAACATTATAATCAGGCTTGATCCTTCCAAGAAAACTGGATTAAAATTCCATGAATCTTTTGGTGGTAGCTGAGTTAAATCACAAACAGCAGTGCATCTGTTCTGAGTAGCTCTGTTGTGTATAGGTGGCAAGATTCTGGTCACTGCATAGGTGGAATGTGTGAGAAGAGGCCAGGGGCACAGCCAGCTTGGCAGCAAACCTACTGCAGGACAGCCAGGTCCAACAGTGAAGTGTATGGTGCCtcaatgattctatgtttgAAAAAGAGCAAATTCTGTAGAGACAGTGAGGGTTGAGGGGAGGGGTGGAACAGTGTGAGACTCCTCCAAATACAAAAGTCAGGGAAGTtggaggaggtgctccaagtGCCAGAGCAGATACCTACAGCTCATGGAAGTTTTGGAAAAGACCAGACTAGAACAGGTAGGACAGGTACAGACCCTGGAGCCCATGCAGAGAACTAAGCTGGGGCAAAATGCATGCTGCAGTCCATGGAGGACTCCATGCTGAAGTGGGCAAATGTGCCTTGTAGGAAACTGCAGCTACAAAAAGCTCACACTAGGGCAGGttctgtgaagaactgcagcctgtggagaagggcccatgctggagcaaggGTAAAGCATgagaaggaaggagcagcagagacaagctTTTACAGACTGACTGCAGCATTTGCAATTCTCCCCCAAGCCCCACCTTGTGCTGCTtggggcagagggaggcagaggagctggagtgaagttgagcctgcTGGAAAAGGGGGTGAGGtgtttctgtctcttctctCACCATCCAATTCTTACTGTAATTAAACGAAAATCAAGTTTTTCTCAAGTTGAGTGTGCTTTGCCTGTGATTGTAGTTGTTAAGTGATCTCACTGCATCTAGACCCACAAGCTTTTCCTCTGTATCCTGTTGAGGAGGggagctgagagagctgggtgTCTGGTAGTTGGCTAAGATCAGTAGTAGCATTAAAAAATCCACTTTATAAGAAGGAAGACTTGAAATGAGAGATTCCTTTTAACACATTGCTGCTTAAGCTCACTGCTGTAGATAGTAGAGCCCACAGTccaggagaaaggggaaaagtaaATAGTGATCAAGTGTTGTGTACCTGAAAAGCCACAGTAAATGCTTACATTTTGAGTTTTGGCAGAAATAGGTAACTCTAAACATAACATTTGCTGTTAGTTTTAAatctgcttgctttctgcttgaATATAGTATATCGCAGCTGACTAACATGAATGAGCAAGAGGAAGTGTTACTGGAACAGTTTGTGACTCTACCACAGCTGAAGCAAGTCATTACTGATAGAGATGAGTTGGTGAAAAGCATTGAAGAGCTGGCAAGT
Proteins encoded:
- the VPS37A gene encoding vacuolar protein sorting-associated protein 37A, which codes for MNWLFPLAKGGGSASPAAPLPPLTTLQQQKQRQIESLRGAHASIAEIQKDVEYRLPFTVNNLTININILLPPQFPQEKPVISVFPPVRHHLMDKQGVYVTGPLISNFTMHSDLGKIIQSLLDEFWKNPPVLAPSSTSFPYLFNKPAGMPQFAPQGFPFLPPYPPQETNRTIAAVPVAESVSSSYTTDKPAAPSYGLIADLPLPVPRAEAGLQVGQNGFTYKMPDVPDTFPELSELSISQLTNMNEQEEVLLEQFVTLPQLKQVITDRDELVKSIEELAKKNLLLEPSLEAKRQMVLDKHEQLTQMKAAFEKKMQRQHELSESCSPSALQARLKVAAHEAEEESDTIAEDFLEGKTEIDDFLSSFMEKRTLCHCRRAKEEKLQQAIAMHSQFHAPL